Proteins encoded within one genomic window of Camelina sativa cultivar DH55 chromosome 19, Cs, whole genome shotgun sequence:
- the LOC104766729 gene encoding uncharacterized protein LOC104766729 — MSSHNQPQPPKPLMKQQSLPAEVNRDEAWLRMKKRHPSDHLRRSKSCITNDDIEELKGCFDLGFGFEPDSPDFSPRLSKTIPALDLYTAVHSQYNNHLSRTSSSASEPDVSNSSTMTIVNKGDDGKMMKKKKLKQWAKVVACSARHSSGKPN; from the exons ATGTCGAGCCACAACCAGCCACAGCCGCCAAAACCTCTGATGAAGCAACAGTCTTTGCCAGCGGAGGTAAACCGCGACGAGGCTTGGCTGCGGATGAAGAAGAGGCATCCATCTGATCACCTTCGTCGCAGCAAGAGCTGCATCACAAACGACGATATCGAGGAGCTTAAAGGCTGCTTCGACCTAGGGTTTGGGTTTGAGCCAGATTCTCCTGATTTTAGCCCGAGGCTCTCCAAAACCATCCCAGCTCTAGATTTGTACACCGCAGTTCACAGCCAGTACAACAACCACTTGTCTCGGACCTCGTCATCTGCGTCGGAACCTGACGTCAGCAACTCTAGCACCATGACTATTGTCAacaaag GTGATGAtggaaagatgatgaagaagaagaagctgaaacaaTGGGCTAAGGTGGTCGCGTGTTCGGCGAGGCACTCCTCCGGCAAACCAAATTGA
- the LOC104766730 gene encoding ferredoxin--nitrite reductase, chloroplastic, with amino-acid sequence MTSFSLTFTAPLLPSSKPKRSVLVAAAQTTAPAESTASVDADRLEPRVELKDGFYILKEKFRKGINPQEKVKIEREPMKLFMENVIEELAKKSMEELDSEKSSKDDIDVRLKWLGLFHRRKHQYGKFMMRLKLPNGVTTSAQTRYLASVIRKYGEDGCADVTTRQNWQIRGVVLPDVPEILKGLASVGLTSLQSGMDNVRNPVGNPIAGIDPEEIVDTRPYTNLLSQFITANSQGNPDFTNLPRKWNVCVVGTHDLYEHPHINDLAYMPANKDGRFGFNLLVGGFFSPKRCEEAIPLDAWVPADDVLPLCKAVLEAYRDLGTRGSRQKTRMMWLIDELGVEGFRAEVEKRMPNGKLERGSSEDLVNKQWERRDYFGVHPQKQEGLSFIGLHVPVGRLQADDMDELARLADTYGSGELRLTVEQNIIIPNVDSSKTEALLQEPFLKNRFSPEPSILMKGLVACTGSQFCGQAIIETKLRALKVTEEVERLVSVPRPIRMHWTGCPNTCGQVQVADIGFMGCLTRGEEGKPVEGADVYVGGRIGSDSHIGEIYKKGVRVTDLVPLVAEILIKEFGAVPREREENED; translated from the exons AtgacttctttctctctcactttcaCAGCTCCTCTCCTCCCTTCTTCCAAACCCAAAAGATCCGTTCTTGTCGCTGCAGCTCAGACCACCGCTCCCGCGGAATCCACCGCATCCGTCGACGCAGATCGGCTTGAGCCAAGGGTTGAGTTGAAAGATGGGTTTTATATCCTCAAGGAGAAGTTTCGCAAAGGGATCAATCCTCAGGAGAAGGTTAAGATCGAGAGAGAGCCAATGAAGCTGTTTATGGAGAATGTTATTGAAGAGCTTGCTAAGAAGTCAATGGAAGAGCTTGATAGTGAAAAGTCTTCTAAAGATGATATTGATGTTAGACTCAAGTGGCTTGGTCTCTTCCACCGTCGAAAGCATCAGT ATGGTAAGTTTATGATGAGGTTGAAGTTACCAAATGGGGTGACTACAAGTGCACAGACTCGGTATTTAGCGAGTGTGATTAGGAAGTATGGTGAAGATGGATGTGCTGATGTGACAACTAGACAGAACTGGCAGATCCGTGGTGTTGTGTTGCCTGATGTGCCTGAGATCTTGAAAGGTCTTGCTTCTGTAGGGTTAACGAGTCTACAGAGTGGAATGGATAATGTTAGGAACCCTGTTGGTAATCCTATAGCTGGGATTGACCCGGAGGAGATTGTTGATACTAGGCCTTACACGAATCTTCTTTCACAGTTTATCACTGCTAATTCTCAAGGCAATCCAGATTTCACCAACTT GCCAAGAAAGTGGAATGTGTGTGTGGTTGGGACTCATGATCTCTATGAGCATCCACATATCAATGACTTAGCGTACATGCCTGCTAATAAAGATGGCCGGTTTGGATTCAATTTGCTTGTTGGAGGATTCTTTAGTCCCAAAAGATGTGAAGAAGCTATTCCTCTTGATGCTTGGGTACCTGCTGATGATGTTCTTCCACTCTGCAAAGCTGTTCTAGAGGCCTACAGAGATCTTGGAACTCGAGGAAGCCGACAGAAGACAAGAATGATGTGGCTTATCGATGAACTT gGTGTTGAAGGTTTTAGAGCTGAAGTAGAGAAGAGAATGCCAAATGGGAAACTCGAGAGAGGATCTTCAGAGGATCTTGTGAATAAACAATGGGAGAGGAGAGACTATTTTGGAGTCCACCCTCAGAAACAAGAAGGTCTTAGCTTCATTGGCCTTCATGTTCCGGTTGGTAGGCTACAAGCTGATGACATGGATGAGCTTGCTCGGTTAGCTGACACCTACGGCTCAGGCGAGCTTAGACTCACGGTGGAGCAAAACATCATTATCCCAAATGTGGATTCCTCGAAAACTGAAGCTTTGCTTCAAGAGCCGTTTCTCAAGAACAGGTTCTCCCCTGAGCCATCTATCTTGATGAAAGGCTTAGTTGCTTGTACTGGTAGCCAGTTTTGTGGACAAGCTATCATCGAGACAAAACTAAGAGCTTTAAAAGTGACAGAAGAAGTAGAGAGACTTGTATCTGTGCCAAGACCGATAAGGATGCATTGGACAGGATGTCCCAACACTTGTGGACAAGTCCAAGTTGCGGATATCGGGTTTATGGGATGCTTGACACGCGGCGAGGAAGGAAAGCCAGTTGAGGGAGCTGATGTGTATGTCGGGGGACGAATAGGAAGTGACTCGCATATTGGAGAGATCTATAAGAAAGGTGTTCGTGTCACAGATTTGGTTCCATTGGTGGCTGAAATTCTAATCAAAGAGTTTGGTGCTGTgcctagagagagagaagagaatgaagATTGA
- the LOC104766731 gene encoding pentatricopeptide repeat-containing protein At2g15630, mitochondrial-like — translation MRRFTLARHRISILSGTGCSPTAARISSLSLTSTTESDLPPVTSAALVDSIRSSQWHFVEHLADKLTPWLVSTTLLNLVKTPDLAFNFVNHIDLRRLDFQTQCLAIAVVSKLSSPKPVTQLLKEAVNKNSIRDLFDELVLARDRLETKSTILFDLLVRCCCQVRMVDEAIECFYLMKEKGFDLKTETCNCILSLLSRLNRTESAWVFYADMYRMEIKSNVYTFNIMINVLCKEGKLKKAKEFLWIMESLGIKPTIVTYNSLVQGYSLRGRIEGARLIISEMKSKGFQPDLQTYNPILSWMCNEGRASDVLREMKEIGLVPDSVSYNILIRGCSNNGDLETAFAYRDEMVKQGMEPTFYTYNTLIHGLFMENKIEAAEILIREIREKGIALDSVTYNILINGYCQHGDAKKAFALHDDMLTDGVQPTQFTYTSLIYVLCRRNKTREADELFGKVLGMGMKPDLVMMNTLMDGHCATGNMDRAFSLLKEMDRMNVNPDDVTYNCLMRGLCGEGKFEEARELMGEMKRRGIKPDHISYNTLISGYSKKGDTKHAFMVRDEMLSLGFNPTLLTYNALLKGLSKNQDGELAEELLREMKSEGITPNDSSFCSVIEAMSNLDAEKSDN, via the coding sequence ATGAGACGGTTCACATTAGCCCGCCACCGAATCTCAATTCTTTCCGGCACCGGCTGTTCTCCGACCGCCGCACGTATCTCTTCTTTGTCCCTTACGTCAACCACGGAGTCAGATTTACCGCCGGTAACTTCTGCTGCTTTGGTCGATTCAATAAGATCTTCTCAgtggcatttcgtcgaacaccttgCAGACAAACTCACACCTTGGCTTGTATCAACAACTCTGCTCAACCTCGTCAAGACTCCTGATTTAGCCTTCAACTTCGTCAACCACATCGACCTTCGTCGCCTGGACTTTCAAACACAGTGTTTAGCCATCGCTGTTGTCTCTAAGCTCTCTTCTCCCAAACCCGTTACTCAGTTGCTGAAAGAAGCTGTTAATAAGAACTCAATTAGAGACCTTTTCGATGAACTGGTGCTTGCCCGTGATCGATTGGAGACTAAAAGCACGATTCTTTTCGATCTTCTAGTCAGATGTTGCTGTCAAGTGAGAATGGTCGATGAAGCTATAGAGTGCTTTTACCTGATGAAGGAGAAAGGTTTTGATCTCAAAACAGAAACTTGTAACTGCATTTTGAGTTTGTTATCAAGGTTGAACCGTACAGAGAGTGCTTGGGTCTTCTATGCTGATATGTATAGGATGGAGATTAAGTCAAATGTATACACTTTCAATATAATGATCAATGTACTGTGCAAAGAAGGGAAGttaaagaaggccaaagagttttTATGGATCATGGAGAGTCTTGGAATTAAGCCTACCATTGTCACTTACAACAGTCTTGTTCAAGGGTATTCTTTGAGAGGACGAATCGAAGGAGCTCGTTTGATTATCAGTGAAATGAAATCTAAAGGCTTTCAACCAGATTTGCAGACATACAACCCGATTCTGTCTTGGATGTGTAATGAAGGAAGAGCCTCTGATGTGTTGAGGGAGATGAAGGAGATTGGGTTGGTTCCGGACTCtgtttcttataatattttgatcCGTGGTTGTAGTAACAATGGGGATTTGGAGACTGCTTTTGCTTATAGGGATGAGATGGTGAAACAAGGTATGGAGCCGACGTTTTATACTTACAACACATTGATTCATGGTTTGTTTATGGAGAATAAGATAGAAGCTGCTGAAATATTGATAAGGGAGATTAGAGAGAAGGGTATTGCATTGGATTCTGTTACTTACAATATACTCATAAATGGATATTGCCAGCATGGAGATGCAAAGAAAGCATTTGCTTTGCACGATGACATGCTGACTGATGGAGTTCAGCCTACGCAGTTTACTTACACGTCGCTTATTTATGTCctttgtagaagaaataaaactaggGAGGCCGATGAGTTGTTTGGGAAAGTTCTAGGGATGGGAATGAAGCCTGATCTTGTGATGATGAACACCTTGATGGATGGTCACTGTGCTACAGGCAACATGGACCGTGCGTTTTCACTGCTTAAGGAGATGGACAGGATGAATGTCAATCCTGATGATGTGACATACAATTGCTTGATGCGAGGGCTCTGTGGAGAAGGAAAGTTTGAGGAAGCTCGTGAGCTGATGGGGGAGATGAAGAGAAGAGGAATCAAACCTGACCACATTAGTTACAACACTCTAATAAGTGGGTATAGTAAGAAAGGGGATACAAAGCATGCTTTTATGGTTCGGGATGAGATGTTGAGTCTCGGATTTAATCCTACTCTTCTCACCTACAATGCTTTGTTAAAAGGTTTGAGTAAAAACCAGGATGGTGAACTCGCCGAGGAGCTACTGAGGGAAATGAAAAGTGAAGGCATTACTCCTAATGACAGCTCCTTCTGCTCTGTCATTGAGGCAATGTCTAATTTGGATGCAGAAAAATCGGATAATTGA
- the LOC104766732 gene encoding B3 domain-containing protein At2g16210-like, with amino-acid sequence MTRNSDFLGAIKERNNGSFFMILQTVNVSSECMRALPHDFTRSFSDKELSCKMKIRTQWGRSWEVGISKNPRFYFMEMSGWEKFVSDNALGHSEFITFTHKRKMDFTVNIFKQDGKEMIQPPQPAAFLASSSSIKIEQEGDDKREEVVVPSELSNRGRTTAAESNGRELKFGKKPAEGSQSSKRAEKLVFPGRGSPGASSSTAFKFTIIIKKPYLLQYLLIPKSVANYHHMPKKKATFKIHHPDGKRSWDVTYLLRETQDIFSAGWLRLCKDYPLAVGNTCEFTLIKPKELLLVVSIP; translated from the exons ATGACAAGGAACTCTGATTTTCTTGGGGCCATAAAAGAAAGGAATAACGGAAGCTTCTTCATGATTCTTCAGACTGTAAATGTTTCTTCAGAATGCATG CGAGCACTTCCTCATGACTTTACGAGAAGCTTCTCGGACAAAGAGCTCTCCTGTAAGATGAAGATAAGAACGCAATGGGGACGCTCTTGGGAAGTAGGGATTTCCAAAAACCCGAGGTTCTACTTCATGGAGATGTCCGGATGGGAGAAGTTTGTGAGTGACAACGCCTTGGGACACAGTGAGTTTATTACCTTCACTCACAAAAGGAAGATGGACTTTACTGTGAATATCTTTAAGCAAGACGGCAAGGAGATGATCCAACCTCCACAACCCGCAGCCTTCTTGGCTTCTTCAA GCAGTATCAAAATAGAACAAGAGGGAGATGACAAGAGGGAAGAGGTGGTGGTGCCTTCTGAGTTGAGTAATCGTGGCCGGACAACAGCAGCTGAATCTAATGGTAGGGAGCTCAAGTTTGGGAAGAAGCCAGCTGAAGGATCCCAAAGTTCTAAGAGGGCTGAGAAGCTGGTTTTTCCCGGGAGAGGTTCCCCAGGAGCCTCTTCCTCTACTGCTTTCAAATTCACCATAATCATCAAGAAACCATACTTGCTACAATACCTG CTGATACCAAAATCTGTTGCAAACTATCATCATATGCCGAAAAAGAAGGCAACGTTCAAGATCCATCATCCAGATGGGAAAAGGTCATGGGATGTGACTTATCTGTTAAGAGAGACGCAAGACATTTTCTCTGCTGGATGGCTACGTTTGTGTAAGGATTACCCTCTTGCTGTTGGGAATACCTGCGAATTCACACTCATCAAACCAAAAGAGCTGCTTCTTGTTGTCTCCATACCCTAA